The Labrus bergylta chromosome 14, fLabBer1.1, whole genome shotgun sequence region AATGAAAATATGCAGTCATTAAAGGAGAGTATTGGTATTACAACTATGTCAGAGCAGGACTAATTTCCCATGAAAATACTTTTCTATAAGCAAGTTACTAGAATCAAAATAGTCCCAGAATGCACCTCTATGGATAAGTCATATGTACCGTGTCATGGGCACGCGGGGTAAACAGgcgcagtagcagcagcagggtCCAGTGTTGATCCTTACAGTTTTACCCGAAAACCTCTCCAGGAACATATTGGTTCCCCCCAACTCCTCGATCATCAGAACCAACACCTTATAGACCACCACTGCAAAATAACTATAGGGAAAAGAGAATTCATTTTTGTTAATACTATAATGATAAGAAGGTTATATTGTTTCTGAGAGagacaaattacatttttataaaccaAATTCTGTCTGACATATAGAAACACCTTCTCTTTACATGTGACAGTTAATCAAAGCTAGCTGCCCTTGTTAATGGATTTTGACCTATCTGTTAAAAACCTTGCACTGTATGTACTATATGTAGTGCATATGGCAAAATCCTATAAAAACCAAATAAAGAACCTTTTGTCCCTCCTTTATGTGACTCATCGAGTGGTTAACCCATGCACTGATTATTGAGATGATGATCATTCAAAGCCACAAGTTTAAAATTTGTATAGCTTGTGTGTGCTTGGCAGCCTAGCTGTTTTAGAGCCAAATGTGGAAAGTACAATTTATGAAGCTATATGGGAAGAGATATATAATAAAGGTACACATTAATTCTTAttctttctgattctgattataaCCTTGAAGCAGAGATAACAGAGGTGGTGAGTTCAACGTTAAGTACAACACAGCTACTGGTCACAGCTTTTAGATAAGAGATAGTGTTAGTTTGTGTTGGTTAAAGTTAGAACAGAAAGATAAGAGACAATATATGGAGAAACAGGAGATTTAGTTTGCATGTAACACCACATCAAGTGAGGCAAGTGACAGCACAACGACAAGACTGGCAAAAAACATTTGCAGGAAATATACACAGTGAAATAATTTTTCCTGATTATCCATCACCATATAATATGGAAAGaaacccttttttattttttggaaatATGAAAGAAAGTAAAGCCTGTTTCATATTTAGAAGTAGATGAAAGAGTGTTTACCAGTTAGATGTCATGTCTGTGATCATGACTGCCCTTGGGATCCACATCCCAAAACAAGACATGGTGGCAATGACCTGTAAGatagaaacacaaaatgtgtaaGAAAAAACACTCAACATTACAGATTCACCAGATTCATGTTTATAGTATGTCATGTTCCCATTTCACAGTGGGCCTCAAGCAAGGGTTTTTTATAACTTACTTTGCAATTCAAAGTGATTCACAACGATTGAATTTGTATTTGCTTAAGAAAGaaggaacattttatttcatcaaaATATGACTGAATACTTACTGGTGCTGCACCATTCACCCAAATGATGGTGGTCTTTTTGGGGTAAGGCATGTGATTATAAATAAAGACGCATTGCTCCAAGTACAGCACCAAAGAGACGCAGGACATGAAGGTGAGCATGCAGTACAGGCAAAATTCAAACGCGTCCATCCCTgaagaaaacattcaaagcaGAAAGGTGTAGGATTATTTCATAGTTATGTACACCAGTGAAGTAGAATACACTCTATATGTTATGCAGCACATAATAGATTTTACTTTGGttaacagatatatatatatataaaaagattTATAAATACTGTGTCCTAAAGGTCGATTCTACCAATACTGTGGATATCACAATGCAAGTTTTCCTTTGTTAAGTTTTGTCTATGGCTCTTCAATATACTCCTATCAAAAAAGGGGATACCACAGGGGTCTATGTTTGGACCATTGCTGCTTAAGTATATACAATAATAACacaatataaataacataaatatttcaaatcaaTACCTAAaggatatattttttgttgataaTATAGTTTGATATTCCCCAAAACCCATGCTGTGATCAGTTTTAGGATGCTTTTTAATTATCTATCCTTAAGGCTCGTACAAGGttctttcaattttttttaaatactgcaAACTCAAAACTCACAGCAGAGATTCACACAAGTATGGGTTAATATTTAATGTCTCGAGTTTTTCCAGGTTAAGAAGGAATCATTATCAGCCAGCAGGATGTGGTAATGAGAGTCACTTACCGTTTATCACGTCGATGGCCAGCGGTGGCTCCTGTAAACAAGCCGGATCAATAGTGGTGTTTAGGGCTTCCTCCATGGTGTCCAGAGATTCCTCTTGATGAATGTTACTATAAACTAAGGTTTAAAAATACTTGAACCTACTCTTGCTACATTTACCAAGGTCTCCTTTAAGACTGTTGTTGTCCCTTTACTTGGCAGTGTCAGCCGTGGACTCCAGTTGTAGATTGAAGAGCCCGTGTACTCACTTTTGGTGACTTTTAAGGAGTGAAAGTAGGAGGAGGTTCAGCGCTCAGAAGTTTATGTGAACTGTTCCATAGTTTACTGTTGTTCATTCATTCACAGAGTCGCAGTAATTAAAATATCACAACGGTCAGGGTTTAAGTTAAAATGTGAGACCTGTGAAGAATGTCTTGACAGGTGAACTTTGACAGGGTGTGTAGTTTCCTTCTCAGTAACTATAAAAGgcattaaagataaagaaaaccTCTTCAAGGTCAAGTCATGAGTAATGTGTTGTCATGATGTTAAATTAATCGTAATGTTATAAGAATGGCTGTTTTTATGaagcaaaacataaacaataaaaatggtTAGTTTTTAGTTTCTTTCTTGTCTACGTTTTCCTCTATTAGGCTATAATGTGAATTTAATTAAATTTGACCAGTCATAGGGATGCAGCATTCAGATTGTCTGGACACTTCTtaggtgaaataaaaacagatattcTTGCTGTGCGGCGCCTTTCACACTATAAGTAATCAACACAGACTCAAGTTTATTGTCAAGTAGGCTTACACACATAGAGTATATCCTGGTCTTATTGGTCCATTAGgatacatgtaaaaaatatatataaaggaaaagaaaaaccaaagtgaaTAAACACTgtgaataaacataataaagTATACAACCTTGTAAATATAATTGTAAAAGATTACTACATATCGGCCTATTTATACAATATTTTCTTTTGGGTATTAGAAAATCTTGgattatcattaaaaaaaaacacaaaaaagggtTCACAGGGTTTCTAAAGTTAAGTGTTAAAGCTTTATCTGTTGCATTGTTATGAACAGGCGAATGACACTCAGGTCATTCACCTTTTCCTTCAAGTTCTGTTCCCCCGCCCCCCATGTTCAGTCAAACGTCTGAGTGTGTCAGCTTTAATGATCTTATAAAAATGAGGTGAGCTTGTGAGTCTTGTGTCACAACTATCCCTAATGACTTCTGTGAGATACACGCGCTGTTGGAGTTGTAAATTACCAGCACATGCACAGTATTTAAACCATTTCTTAAAACTGcttaaatgtttaatgtcatAATGGGAGAAATAAACTTTCCATTTTTAATAGTTATGTATCATTTTGACCACTTCATATTTAAGTATACACCTCATTACTCTGAGATTGTGTTTAGGCGCTGAAAACATTTCTTAGCTTTAAGTTAACCACTGACATCGGCATGGTAACAAGCAGCATTGATAATTTTTTACATCATTATATACACCACTTAAAATGCTGACGTTGATAATGTGCATCTCTTCCTAAATATTACTGACAAATGATGAGATGATAATACTATACCTGTACTGCATTATAATGTATATGATACCATattgtgttaatgttttaacAAATGATATAATGCATTATATTTCTCTCATAATTCATACTTTCAGACTTAAAAACTGCACTTCCCACCTTACTCCTGTCATATTTTATCTATATagtttccatttttatttatgattaTCTTTGTGTTATAGACCTTTAAATTACCTTACTTTTTCCCTTTCTTATTATCTTATTTAGGTCCTTAGACTGCTGTACACAGTAATTACTGTGAGGGACGCCTATATCCACACAACTGATACTAATAGTGTTGCCAAATAGTATATTGTGCAAGTCTGATgacttgtgtgaagcactttgaaagCCTTGTGGCTGAAATGTGCCACATAAATAAACTTACCCTTTAATGTACAGAAATGAAGAAGTGATACGCTTctggtttttcttttgtgtcattagtATTTCAGAGAGAGGACTTTTAGAGCAAGCAGTTTGATCAGTGGTACATACTGTCCATCTTCTCAGGTTAAGGCTCGAGAACACAGAACACCTTTCAGAGTTATCTATTGACAGTTTTATTGCACGTACCCTGCACGCTTTTAGTCcagcttgtaaacacatttGAGCAatgaactggaaaaaaaaaatagacagaaCACAAATCCTTGGTATTAACACTCCAcatagtttaatttaaaaataaatacatacaatgGCAAAGAAGGATTATGAAAGAGGACAAACATGAGCatctttaacttaaaaaaacaaaatacaaccAAATAAATAAGACAAGCTATTacaacaaatcaacaaagaggcaatacaaataattaaaaagactTAAATTACACATAATGGCAATCTCGTTGATTTTTACACTTCATTATACAAGATCTATACATTTAAGAATTAAATAAATGGAATAATATTTGAAACTAAAAGCAGTTAAACTGCATTTTGGTCCTTACATTTTAAGCTTTTATCAGTTTCATTTTCAACCATAGTATAAAATgtaagatgtaaaaaataaaaatattttaaatgtaaacagaaaGACCTTGAAATAATTCTAATCATGTAAACTGTGAACTACATAAGACAATGTGATAATTGACTAATAACTGCAATGATGATGCAATGATCAAACGCACTCTGTGGACGGAGttgaaatgtgattttgaatgAATTATCTTTTGAGTTGGCTTTAGGGGCTTCTGCTGCTCCACTTTAAACATGGTTAAAGTTATTAGTGCTTGATTAATACTGACAAAGGATGATTCTGTAGTAGAAATGTTTAAGGTGGTTATTCCATGTAGGCAGACACAGACAATGGAGTTACACATTGGCTCCAGGAATAAAAGCAGTCCTTGACATTATTTGAACGTCTTTGGCTAAAATCAAAGACAAAAGTCACCTCTGCTTCAGACTGGTGCAGTCTAAGAGGTTGCAGTACAGTcgctgatgtgtttttgtggtgCTAGTTTAAAGCacacttgataaaaaaaacgatccatttaatgtaaaaacaaatatgattaGGTTGCACTCAGAAAACTAAAAATGAGGGTGGAGGACGGCTCCTGTCCAGCTGCTGATGCTCCTGGTTTAAGGCTACGTCGTTTACGAGCTCTTCACTGAGATCCCGGTGACCTGCAACAACAaccattaaaggcagggttcgtcattttaagaaaactagcatgattttgaaagaaTCATTCCCTAAATGCTCCGTCAATCCCCGAcacctcccctctgtgctctgtCCCCTCACTGACATGCACAAGCGCCGTTgttccagaagcggacctcagctcaacGCTTTCATtttgtagaaactacgtcgccttatgtctcattcagcggtaagtaaacccTAAACTTTATTAtaatacatgtatttaaaatacCAGCAATTAATAACCCCcatttcaaacaaaatctttaaaaaattcatctggagaaaatgaTCAACCCTGCCTTCAAACAACAGGTAAAAACAGGAGGAGGTCTAACCACCAAACCTCTACAGTATTCAACTGGTATGTGTCCACACACCTGCTATGGATCGCTCTCCATCGTCACAGCGACTAACTGACCTCCGTctgagaaagaagagaggacacgagagaggagaaaggagccggattaggttttattttaaacaaaataaattattataataagATAAAAATGTGACTAAAGGTATAAACAACATActgattttgtctttgttgtcatccgccgtgtgttgtatgttgttgcCAAGCACGGAGGGTTTGGTCTCCCCGTCAACCAGGCTGTGGTTGAAGTCACATTAAAGATTATTAGTTAACAGAAAGTGTATGTTGACaggttaatgttttaaaaaggtaaGCTATAGACAGTACTAGCCTTTTTCCATTCTGCTGCAGAACACTGTTAGCTCGTTCAGGATCAATGTGTACCAATCTGGTAACAAAGGAATTTCCATCTCCTAGACTAAGGAAACATAAGAAATAGTCAGTATATGTTGGATTCTTCCTAAGCTGTGATTTCAGGGcttcttttttcatcttaatATCTTTACTCCATTAAAATAGCTTCACCTCTAACAATAGATATGAATAATGTAGAGCTAATCTGCCTCAATCACAGTGTAGACATGTAACTGTTAGTGCTTTTAGGATGTATCTTTCTGTTGTCGAGTTGATTGATAGCTGCTTTTACTTCCAGTCAGTGTACACTGACCTTGAGAAAACTGGAAATATCCAGTATTTTGCTTGGTCTCCAAACACCTCGGCTCCATTTCTTCGAAAGCCCAGAGAAAACCCGTTCTTGTCCGGACCATTTGTAAAGACAGGAGCCCTGAAAGCCTCTGAAAGTAGATAGAGAAATGATGTGGTGTGTATGCCTTTGATGTcctgtgtgaagcactttgaatcgccTTGACGCTGAAATATTAATTAACCTGCCTTGCCTGGAAATGACTTTTAAAAGGATGTAACAGGGAGCTAAATTGAGATAAATATCCATTAGTAGCTACCTATAGTCGTCCTGTTCTTCCCCACAAGCCACAGATGGTAACTGAAAAGTGACAGGATGCTGATAAAGAACATGGCCGCcacaaagaacagaaacaagatGTGGAATTTGGCATGCGTGTCCGGCAGCTTTTTctgcagacagaaaagaaaaatgtttgccTTGATTATCAAGTCAAGTAAAGCCATCATTATTCAAAAACTgacaaaaatacaacattttcataggttagcatttgagtcctctgATTCTGAACAGGCAGTTTCTATCAGGTTTTCTTTTGTTGCCTTATTTGTTGttattgtaattgtttttaatcttaAGCACAAACTGACACCTTTGTATTAGCCTTTTGCTATGACCCACTGTACTCCGTCACTGCAGGACCAAGTGACAGGAGCCGCTGTGTTATTCAAATCAGAGTGCTGAAGAGACAGCTGTACACCAATCAGTGGACATCTTGTGATTCAATCATCAGATGATGATCACATGCTGACAGCACTTTATCATTGGAATTaagtttataaataaatattggtGTTATAGCGAAGAcataagaaatgtatttcactcCAAAATAGTTATTTCTAAAAAGTAGAGCAAATAAAATTATCTTGTGATTACAATGGAAAGACAGTAACCACATTTAAAACCTGCCCACAGAGGTATTAAAATTTTAAATGAAAGTTTCTGTACTTACAGTCCAGAATTTGAGGAAATACTGGATGACTGTCGCACAAATAACCGCACAGTAGAGCGAGGCGTAGGCCAGAAACAAGACAAAATACTTGTAGTTTGAGAATCCGACACAGTTATTCACCCTGGAGGGAAACACGACAGAAACAAGAGAGCGGAAGTGAAAGAAAACGTTTAACTGTTCATTTAcctgaaaatacatttaatgatggttaaataaaacaatgaacaaacaCTGTGTGAGATGACAGAAGCTTACCAGGGGCAGTGATGGTCCATCTTCAGCACACACcttaaaaggagaaaaagaaaaacctttatATGAccttaaaaagaacatttttgctCATGTTCTGTTACTCAGCACGAGCAATGCATGAACACAGAGAAAACTCCAtctttgaaaagaaatgaataatgtttattttattacttcagaattttttttttaaaaagtgatatattgtgaaaacacaacatgatttttttttttttttgtcaatactGTTTAAAACCACCATTGAAAAAAACCCTGTACTGCACATTCTATTGGGTTAATTATCAACACATTAGCATTTAGTTAGTTTTTGTCTTGAGCTGATATGGCTCCTTTGAGGTGTgcatattcaaaaataaatcaataaaacagtGTGTACATCTTTAAACACTCACATCTCACAGGTTGAGCAGTGATGGCAGCGGTCCGGTTTGACGACCTGGCAGTGGTCACAGTATCTGATGGCTATTCAGAGAAGATTAAGCACAGTTAGTATGACTGTGGATCTACTGCATCTTTTCTACAAAACAAAGCACTATATAAATGTCAGCAGCACGACAGTCTATGTAAGGCAGCAAATACTACTTCTAAAGAAGACTGTATTCTTCATTTGTAACATTTATTGCAGGCTTTATATGCTGGGTCCCTGTGAAACCAAGCAGGTGAGGTCATGGTCCCTAATGAGGAGGAAAGTCAGCTGTGGCCTGTGGAGTAAACAGCTGTACCCGAGTCCAATTAACCCTCCTGATAGAAGCAGATCTGTAAACACACGACAGGCGAGTCTGAGCCCTGATAGCAGGTAAATAACAGCTTTTACTCTCACCATCATTAGCTATAGTCCAATTTTTACCCTAAGGCATCAGCATTAAATCCCCACTGACTTTAATGTCTTATGTGTAGTGTGTGAGTCAAGGAAACTGTAATGTGCGTTTACTATGGCTAGAAGTAAGGGTTGGGTTGGGATAAGGCCAAAGAGTGTTTTCTTCTATACACATTAAAACAgtgttgctttttcttttaaagaggaAGACACCATGTAGCAACACATTTGTGCAATTCATATGcatttccttgtttgtgttgatcACGTGAGAGACAAACGAGAACTGCAGTATGAGGACAGTTATCCCTGtgactcagtttgtttttttaaaacagatgaCAGTGTGAAAATGGTAAAACAGTTTCCTCTGTTGAATGTTTCAAAGCGAACGTTGTAAGCCTCACCTCCTCCTGCGGTGCGTGTGTACACAGGTAAATTCCTCGCCACTTTCTTCAGGATCTCCTGCTGCATCTCGGCGCGCTCC contains the following coding sequences:
- the zdhhc20a gene encoding palmitoyltransferase ZDHHC20-A, yielding MAPSHALRCCKRALNWIPVLFINLVVGWSYYAYVVELCVYTIPNNAERISYLVIFHIFFTMFIWSYWKTIWSKPAGPSTAFGLPRAEKELYEREERAEMQQEILKKVARNLPVYTRTAGGAIRYCDHCQVVKPDRCHHCSTCEMCVLKMDHHCPWVNNCVGFSNYKYFVLFLAYASLYCAVICATVIQYFLKFWTKKLPDTHAKFHILFLFFVAAMFFISILSLFSYHLWLVGKNRTTIEAFRAPVFTNGPDKNGFSLGFRRNGAEVFGDQAKYWIFPVFSSLGDGNSFVTRLVHIDPERANSVLQQNGKSLVDGETKPSVLGNNIQHTADDNKDKINGGQLVAVTMESDP